A portion of the Flavobacterium limnophilum genome contains these proteins:
- a CDS encoding LytR/AlgR family response regulator transcription factor, whose translation MKLNCVVVDDSSIQRMIITKLVNNHPNLHLIGDFSNAIEARGCMTIHNVDLIFLDIEMPVISGFDFLDGLKTKPQIIFITSKAEYAMKAFDYDATDYLQKPIAIDRFNASVKRAIDLQMLRSETHEEDGEHIFIKSNLKKLKIFTAKIKWIEAFGDYVKVVTEDDSNLVLSTMKSFEKDLSKDKFVRVHKSYIINIDKVERFNSRFAEIGITKIPLSRHKKEDLVRALAIN comes from the coding sequence ATGAAACTAAACTGTGTCGTTGTAGATGATAGTTCCATTCAAAGAATGATTATCACAAAGTTAGTAAATAATCACCCAAACTTACATTTAATAGGTGATTTTTCCAATGCAATTGAAGCAAGAGGTTGCATGACTATACACAATGTCGACTTAATTTTTTTGGACATTGAAATGCCCGTTATAAGTGGTTTCGATTTTTTGGATGGTTTAAAAACCAAACCCCAAATCATCTTCATCACTTCAAAGGCCGAGTATGCCATGAAAGCGTTTGATTATGATGCTACCGATTATCTTCAAAAACCCATAGCCATTGATCGATTTAATGCTTCCGTAAAAAGAGCCATCGATTTACAAATGCTACGATCTGAAACCCACGAAGAAGATGGCGAACACATCTTCATTAAGAGTAACTTGAAAAAATTAAAAATTTTCACCGCTAAAATAAAATGGATTGAAGCTTTTGGCGATTATGTAAAAGTAGTAACCGAGGACGACAGCAATCTGGTTCTTTCCACGATGAAGTCTTTCGAAAAGGATTTATCAAAAGACAAATTTGTCAGAGTACACAAATCTTACATTATCAATATAGATAAAGTGGAGCGCTTCAACAGCCGATTTGCCGAAATTGGAATTACTAAAATTCCATTAAGCAGACATAAAAAAGAAGATTTAGTTAGAGCTTTGGCGATTAACTAA
- the rpsF gene encoding 30S ribosomal protein S6, which yields MNHYETVFILNPVLSEVQVKETVSKFEDFLTSRGAEMVSKEDWGLKKMAYEIQNKKSGFYHLFEFKVPGEVLIAFETEFRRDERVMRFLTVSLDKHAISWAERRRAKLKSQKA from the coding sequence ATGAATCATTATGAAACTGTTTTCATTTTAAATCCCGTTTTATCTGAAGTTCAGGTAAAGGAAACAGTAAGCAAATTTGAAGATTTTCTTACGTCTAGAGGAGCAGAAATGGTATCTAAAGAGGATTGGGGTCTGAAAAAAATGGCCTACGAAATCCAAAACAAAAAAAGTGGTTTTTATCACTTGTTCGAATTCAAAGTTCCAGGAGAAGTTCTTATCGCTTTTGAAACTGAATTTAGACGTGACGAAAGAGTTATGCGTTTCTTAACTGTAAGTCTTGACAAACATGCTATTTCTTGGGCTGAAAGAAGAAGAGCAAAACTTAAATCTCAAAAAGCTTAA
- the rpsR gene encoding 30S ribosomal protein S18 has translation MATLQQSASGKKDGDIRYLTPLNIETNKQKKYCRFKKSGIKYIDYKDADFLLKFVNEQGKILPRRLTGTSLKYQRKVSVAVKRARHLALMPYVADLLK, from the coding sequence ATGGCAACATTACAACAATCTGCTTCAGGAAAAAAAGACGGGGATATCAGATATCTTACGCCTTTGAACATAGAAACGAACAAACAGAAAAAATACTGTCGTTTCAAAAAATCAGGTATCAAATATATCGATTATAAAGATGCTGATTTCTTATTGAAATTCGTTAATGAGCAAGGAAAAATTCTTCCTCGTCGTTTAACAGGTACTTCATTGAAATACCAAAGAAAAGTGTCAGTGGCTGTAAAAAGAGCACGTCACTTAGCATTAATGCCATATGTGGCCGATTTGCTAAAATAA
- the rplI gene encoding 50S ribosomal protein L9, with protein MEIILKKDVQNLGFKDDVVNVKNGYGRNFLIPQGFGQLATPSAKKVLAENLKQRAHKEAKVVADAKALAESLKALEIKIFAKAGGEKLFGSITNIDIAEALEKAGQAIERKFITSGIVKRTGKYAASIRLHRDVVIELPYEIIAEKA; from the coding sequence ATGGAAATTATATTAAAAAAAGACGTTCAAAATTTAGGATTTAAGGACGATGTGGTAAATGTAAAAAATGGTTACGGTCGTAACTTTTTAATACCACAAGGATTTGGACAATTGGCTACACCTTCTGCAAAGAAAGTATTGGCTGAAAACCTAAAACAAAGAGCGCACAAAGAAGCTAAAGTTGTTGCAGATGCAAAAGCATTGGCGGAAAGCTTGAAAGCATTGGAGATTAAAATTTTCGCAAAAGCTGGTGGAGAAAAACTTTTTGGATCTATCACTAACATCGATATTGCCGAAGCTTTGGAAAAAGCAGGTCAAGCAATCGAAAGAAAATTTATTACAAGCGGTATCGTGAAACGTACTGGTAAATATGCTGCAAGCATCAGATTGCACAGAGATGTGGTAATTGAATTACCTTATGAAATTATCGCTGAAAAAGCATAA
- a CDS encoding DUF6495 family protein, giving the protein MKYSRLTKEQFEELYQEFINFLSTQAIDKAEWDKIKIEKPEVAEQELDVFSDLVWEGVLGRAEYLEHFSKNHIFLFQCFDTYVQSIVLKSLVPETDFLTKEGLQWLSDNMFTETIEIKTGKKVFTEERNSSIFQLIQQGAFLSDGQLFKQIISIIES; this is encoded by the coding sequence ATGAAATATTCAAGATTAACCAAAGAACAATTCGAAGAATTGTACCAAGAATTCATCAACTTTCTATCAACACAAGCCATAGATAAAGCCGAATGGGACAAAATTAAAATTGAAAAACCAGAAGTTGCCGAACAAGAACTAGACGTTTTCTCTGATTTGGTTTGGGAAGGCGTTTTGGGTAGAGCCGAATATTTGGAACATTTCTCTAAAAATCATATTTTTCTTTTTCAATGTTTCGATACTTACGTACAATCCATTGTCTTGAAATCTTTGGTTCCTGAAACTGATTTTTTGACCAAAGAAGGATTGCAATGGTTGAGCGACAATATGTTTACCGAAACCATCGAAATCAAAACCGGTAAAAAAGTATTTACCGAGGAACGCAATAGTTCTATTTTTCAATTGATACAACAAGGTGCTTTTTTGAGTGACGGACAATTATTCAAACAAATTATTTCGATTATTGAGTCGTAA